The following is a genomic window from Methanolinea sp..
GTGGCACACGGGGACGATGACCCGCAGGTCCGCGTCGCTCGAGGCCGAGGAACCCACCGGCTGGATCGAGATCAACCCCGAGGACGCAAAGGCACTCGGGATCAAGAACGGCGAGATGGTCAGGGCAACGACCCGCCGCGGGTCCGTCGAGGTCACCGCGCGCGTCACGCCCGACATCATGAAGGGTGTCACGTTCATGCCGTTCCACTACAGGGAGTGCCCCGCAAACATCCTCACCAACAACGCGCTCGATCCCATCGCGAAGATCCCGGAGTTCAAGGCCTGTGCCGTGAGAATCGAGAAGATCGAGGGGGGGGAAGTGAAATGGGACTCTTTTCCGGGAAAACAGACGTGAAGAAAGGCGACATGTTCTATGCGTGGACAAGTGACGAGGATATCGCGAAGAGAGCCGAGTGCGGCGGTGCGGTGACGGGGCTCCTGAAGTATGCCCTCGCACAGGGGATAGTGGACGGTGTCATTGCTGTCAGGAAGGGCCAGGACATCTACGACGCGGTCCCGGTCCTCGTCACCGACCCGTCCCAGCTGAAGGAGACTGCCGGGTCCCTCCACTGCGGGACGCTCCTCCTCGCGAATGCTGCCCGGAAGTTCACGGAAGGTTCGAAGGGGATGAAAATCGCGGTCACCGTGAAAGGCTGCGATGTCATGGCGTTCCACGAGCTCGCGAAGAGGAAGAAGGTCGACCTCGGGAATCTCCTCCTCATCGGCGTCAACTGCGGGGGGACGGTAAGCCCCGTGATGGCACGCAAGATGATCCGCGAGAAGTTCGGGGTCGACCCCGACACGGTCACGAAGGAGGAGATCGACCGTGGCCAGTTCATCATCGAGTACCCGGGAGGCCACAAGGGCATCAAGATCGATGACCTCGAGGAGGAGGGCTACGGGCGCCGCTCCAACTGCCGCCGGTGCCTCTACAAGGTCCCGCGCCAGGCCGACCTCGCGTGCGGGAACTGGGGTGTCATCGGCGACAAGGCCGGCAAGGCGACTTTCGTCGAAGTCTGCAGCGAGAAGGGTGCCGACCTCCTCGCGCGCGCGGTGAGAGATGGTACGCTCAAGATAGAGAAGCCGGACCCGAAGGGCATCGAGATGCGCGCGAAGGTCGAGGGCGCGATGGTCAAGCTCGGGGAGAAATGGAGGAAGAAGGACTTCGAGGCACTCTCCGGCGACCTGTGGGGGACGATCAGGAAAGAGACATCCCGGTGCATCAAGTGTTACTCGTGCATCGAGAACTGCCCCGTCTGCTTCCCCTCTGCCGATGCCCTCACAAGGAAGGGATACTTCGTGAGACCAGGCGAGGTCCCGCCCAACCCCATGTTCCACCTCCGCCGGTTTGCCCACATCTCGGACTCCTGCATCAACTGCGGCCAGTGCGAGGAGCTCTGCGCGATGGACATCCCACTCGCCCGGTTCTCGCACGCAATCAGGGTCGAGGCAGATTCTGCGTTTGAACCAAAGCTCGGGAGACCCGAGTACAAGAACTGAGAAATCACACACCTTTTTTTTTGGCGCAAAGTGACTCGCAGAACGTCTCTGCCCCTTCAGGGGGCGGGCGCGGATAAAAATGCCTGAATTCCGTCTGTGCGTGGAACTGGGGAATGAAGCACGGAGTTTTAGGGAGTCTTCGGTCCACGTCGTGTTCCGGTATCGCATGCGCGCCCTTCAACGAGGATGTGGATTGATCGCGCGCGAGACAGCGCCCCGGTGCATGCCCGGACAGGGGAGAGACAGGGAAGATTTTTGCGGTGGGATGAGAGTAAAATAGAGAAGTAGCACTCATGGACGTTTTTTCCTCGATTCTCATCGTCGCCGGCCTCGTCCTCTTCGAGACGATCACGAGCATCGACAACGCGATCATCAACGCAGAGGTCCTCTCGACGATGAAGGAGTGGGCGAGGCGGTGGTTCCTCCTCTGGGGCCTCCTCTTCGCGGTCTTCGTGGTCCGGGGTGTCATGCCGTGGATCATCGTCTGGATGTCCACGCCGTCCCTCGGGCCCGTGGGGGCCCTCACCGCGACGTTCTCGAGCGATCCCGCGGTGATCGCGGCGATCGAGGAGTCCGCGCCGGTCCTCCTCATGGGAGGGGGAACGTTCCTCGTCTTCCTCTTCTTCCACTGGCTCTTCCTCGAGCCGAAGTTCTACGGGCTCCGCGGCGAGCGGTACATCGCGACGAAGGGCGTCTGGTTCTTCGCGGTCGTCTCCGTCCTCCTCACGTTCCTCGTCTGGGAGGCACTCGGCGTGAACCCCATGATGGCCTTCGGCGCCGTTGTCGGGTCGACCGCGTTCTTCATCGTCCACGGCTTCCGCCAGAACGCGGAGGAGCAGGAGAAGAGGATGGTCGGCGGGAACATGTCGGACATCTCGAAGATATTCTACCTCGAGGTGATCGACGCGACGTTCTCGATTGACGGGGTGCTCGGTGCATTCGCGTTCACGCTCTCGGTCCCCCTCATCATCCTCGGGAACGGGATGGGCGCGTTCGTCGTGAGGGAACTCACGGTCAGGAACGTGGAGAACATCAGGAAGTACCGGTACCTCAAGAACGGCGCGATGTACTCCATCCTCGTCCTCGGGACGATCATGATCCTCGATGCTTTCGGCGCCCACATCCCGAGCTGGCTCTCGCCCCTCGTCACTTTCGCGATAGTGGGATTCTTCTTCTACAAGTCAGTGCGGTACGTCGCGCTCCGGGAACAGGAGTGAGGGAGGAGGGGAGTGCGGGGAGAAAATGACCGCCGCGGAATGCAGCGTTCTCCCCCGGCAGCGCCCCGATTCCCCGATTGTGCGGGTGCCCTGCCCGGCCGGGAGGACGGGGGAGACGCCGCGTTCCTCCTCGCGCTCCCCCGCCATTTTGAATACCGCGCGCGACCCATGATCCCGCGGAATGGCAATGGAGCGCCCCCACGTCATCGTGAATCTCGCCATGAGCGCGGACGGGAAGATCTCGACGCGGGAACGAAGGCAGGTGAAGATCTCGGGCCCGTCTGACTTCGCCCGCGTGGACCGGCTCAAGGCGGAGTGCGACGGGATCATGGTCGGGATCGGGACCGTCCTCGCCGACGATCCCTCCCTCACGGTGAAGTCCCCGCACCTCGTCGAGGAGAGGGTGAGGAGGGGCCTTCCCGAACATCCCACGAGGATCGTCGTCGACTCCCGCGCGCGGACGCCCCTCACCGCGGCGGTGCTCCACCGGGGGAGCGGCAGGAGGATCGTCGCGTGCAGCGCGGCAGCGGATGGGGGGCGCGTCGCGGCCCTCAGGGAGTACGCCGAGGTGATCGTCGCCGGGGAATCGGAGGTCGACCTGCCCGCACTCATGGGAGCACTCCACGAAAAAGGGATCTCGAGGCTGATGGTCGAGGGAGGCGGCACGCTCATTGGGGCCCTCTTTGCCGCGGGGCTCGTCGACGAGCTGATCACGTTCGTCGGGAACATCGTCATCGGGGGCAGGGATGCGCCGACGCCGGCCGACGGGGCTGGCTTCATCCGCGAGGACGAGTTCCCCCGCCTCTCCCTCTTCTCCCTCGAGCGGATGGACCAGGGAGTCCTCCTCCACTGGATGGTGGAGAGGTAACATTCTCCCGCGGGCGCAACCAGATGTCCCCCGTTCCCGTCCCGGCGGTCCCCGTCCTCGTCCTCCTCGGTGTCTTCGTGCTGATCGCGGTCCGGCAGGTCGGGAGGTTTCGGTTCCGGATCTGGCAGGCGATGTGCATCGGCGCCGCGGCGGTCCTCGTGCTCGGGCAGATCGATCCCCTCCGCGCCCTCCGCGCGGTCAACCCGGACGTGATGCTCTTCCTCTTCGGGATGTTCGTCGTCGGCGAGGCGCTCGATCGGAGCGGGTACTTGAACAGCCTCGCGTTCCGGCTCTTCTCGAGGGCCCGCGACGGGAGGGAGTTCATCCTCCTCGTCCTCCTCGCCATGGGATCGTTCTCGGCCATCCTGATGAACGACACCGTCGCGATCATCGGGACGCCCGTCGCGATCACGTACGCGTGCCGGTTCGGGATCGACCCTAAGAGGGCCCTCCTCGCGCTCTGCATCGCCGTGACGACCGGCAGCGTGTGCAGCCCGATCGGGAACCCCCAGAACCTCCTCATCGCCACGTACGGCGGTCTTCCCCAGCCATTCTCGACCTTCTTCGCCTTCCTCGCCCTGCCGACGCTCGTGAACCTCGCCGTCGCGTACATCTTCCTCACCCGCGGCATGCGGAAGGACGAGTACAGGTGCACGTTCGACGGGAGCGAGGGCCGGGTGAAGGACAGGGACCTCGCACGCATCGCCCGTCTCTCCCTCGTCCTCATCGTCACCCTCATCGCGGTCAGGACCGCGATCGGCCACGATCTCTTCTCCCTCTCCCTCATCGCGCTCGCGGGTGCGCTCCCCGTGCTCCTCCTGTCCCGCGAGCGTCTCACCATCGTGAGGAACATCGACTGGCCCACGCTCGCGTTCTTCGCCGCGATGTTCGTGCTGATGCAGAGCGTGTACGACACGGGCTTCTTCCAGTCGGGAATCGACTTTGGCGCCGTCACGTCGGTCCCCCTCCTCCTCGGGACGAGCGTCGTCATGAGCCAGTTCATCTCGAACGTCCCGTTCATCGCACTCTTCCTCCCGCTCATGGGGGGCGACGGGATGCCGGTCCGCTCGCTGATGGCCCTCGCCGCGGGGAGCACGATCGCGGGGAACCTCACGGTGCTCGGCGCGGCGAGCAACGTCATCGTCATCGAGAACGCGGAGAGGAGGGGGTACACCCTCACGTTCTGGGAGTTCCTGAGGGTGGGGGCACCGCTCACCGCCGCGCAGGTCCTCGTGTACTGGGCGTTCCTCTCGTGGTTCTGACGGGGGACAAGGGGAATTCCTGCCCGGGACCGGCTCGCCGTGACGCGGGGGATCCCTTTATGGTCACCGCGGGAGAACAGCGCTCCTGTGAGAAGAGACGGGGAGTGAGCCGTGGGAAAGGAGGACGTGATCTTGAAGGTCTCCGGGATGCACTGCGCGTCATGCGCGGCCACCCTCAAGAGAGCCCTCGAGGCGACCGGGAAGGTCGACGCGGCAGAGGTGGACCTCGTGGGGGGGACGGTGCGGGTCACCCCCGGTCCCCCGGGTGTGACGCTTTCGGAACTCGAGGAGACTGTGAGGAAGGCCGGGTTCGAGGTGGTCCACGAGAGCATCACCCTGAAGGTCGGCGGGATGCACTGCGCGTCGTGCGCGGGTGCCGTGGAGAGGGCGCTCGCGTCGCTCCCGGGTGTCGCGAAGGCGACCGTCAACCTCGCGACGGGTGAAGTATCGGTCCTCTACAACCCGTCCCTTGCGACGGTCAGAGAGATGGGGCGGGCGATCGGGGATGCCGGCTACGCCTTCCTCGGTGTCGCCGGCGTCGGGGCCGCGGAACCCGGGGAGGAACAGGGGGCCCGCGGCCTCCGCGACATATCGAGGAGGTTTTCCATCGGTTTTGGGGTGAGCATCCCGGTCTTCGCCGCGATGCTCCTCTCTCCCCCCGGGACCCTCCACCGGTATTCCCTCGTCCTCCTCGGGATCACCACCCCTGCCTTCCTCTACGTGGCGTACCCCATCTACAGGGCCGCGGCTGCATCCCTCCGGAACCGGGCACTCACCATGGACGTGATGTATGCCATGGGCACCGGGGTCGCATTCGCGGCGAGCGTGGCCGCGACCTTCGATCTCGGGCTCCCCCGCGAATTCATGCTCTACGATACCGCGCTCATGCTCGCCTCGTTCCTGATGCTCGGGAGGTACCTCGAGGAGAGGGCGAAGGGCAGGACGACGGACGCGATCAGGGCGCTCGCGAGGCTCGCGCCCCGGGTGGCAACCCTCGTGACACCCGGGGGGGAGAGGCAGGTCCCGGTCAGCGAGGTGAGGGTGGGCGACATCGTCAGGGTCACCCCGGGCGACAGCGTCCCGGTGGACGGGGTCGTCGTGCGGGGGGAGAGCGCGGTCGACGAGTCGATGGTCACGGGCGAGCCCCTGCCCGCCTACAAGGCGCCCGGTTCGAGGGTGGTCGCGGGCACGATCAACACGAACGGCGTCCTCGAGGTGAGGGCAGAGAGGGTGGGGGAGGAGACGGTCCTCGCGCGGATCGTCGCCCTCGTCCGCGAGGCGCAGGCATCCCGTCCCCCCGTCCAGAGGCTCGCGGACACGGCGGTCGCGTACTTCATCCCGTCGATCCTCGCCGTCGCGACGGCGACATTCCTCCTGTGGTTCCTCGTCCTCGGCGCCCCCGCGGGTTTCGCCATCACGGCATTCATCTCTGTCATCGTCGTCGCGTGCCCCTGTGCCCTCGGCCTCGCGACACCCACGGCCGTCACCGTGGGGATCGGGCGGGGCGCGGAACTCGGGATCCTCGTGCGCAATGGCGAGGCACTCGAGGTCGCCGACCGCGTCACGGACGTCGTCCTCGACAAGACGGGCACCCTCACGGAGGGGAGACCCGCCGTGACAGACCTCGTCCCGGTCGGAACCGACGAAAAGACGCTCCTCTCCCTCGCGGCAGCGGTGGAGAGGAACTCGAAACACCCCCTGTCCCGGGCCATCGTGGAGAAGGCGGCAGGAGAAGGCGTTCCCCCGGGAGAGGCGGAGGACTTCTCCCAACACGGGGGGAGGGGCGTCTCCGCGCGCGTCCGCGGGGAGGTGGTCCTCGTGGGGAACCGGGAGTTCATGGAGGAGAACGGTGTCCCCGTCTCCCCGGGGGAGGAAGGGATCCTCGCGGGGCTCGAGGGAGAGGGGAAGACCGCGGTCCTCGTCGCCGCGGGGGGCCGGGTGGCAGGGATCATCGGCATCTCCGACCCGCCCCGGAAAACGACGCAGGCCGCGATCGGGGAGTTCCGGCGGATGGGCCTCTCCATCCGGATGGTCACCGGCGACAACAGGCGGACCGCCGAGGCGCTCGGGAAGGCCCTCGGGATCACCGAGATCGTGGCGGGTGTCCTCCCCGACGGGAAGGCGCACGTCATCAAGGAGCTCAAGAGGGAGGGGAGGGTCGTCGCGTTCGTGGGGGACGGGGTGAACGACGCCCCGGCCCTCGCGACGGCCGACGTCGGGATCGCGATGGGTGGCGGGACGGACGTCGCGGTGGAGAGCGGCGACATCGTCCTCACGCGCGACGACGTCCTCCACGCGGCAGCGGCGCTGGAGCTCGCGCGGAAGGTGATGGCGAGGATCCGCGGGAACCTCTTCTGGGCATTCGCGTACAACGCGGCCCTCGTCCCGATCGCCGCGGGTGCCCTCTACCCCCTCACCGGCACCCTCCTCCGCCCCGAGCTCGCGGCGCTCGCGATGGCTGCAAGCTCCGTCTCCGTCGTCTCGCTCTCGCTCACGCTAAAGCGGTACGTGCCGCCCGCACTGGCCGCCGCGGGAAGAGAGGGGGGATGAGGGAGGTCACCGCGGGACCCGCGCTCTGCACCGGGACCTGCCGTGCCGCGTGGCAAGCGGGGTGATCTCCCGCCGAGTCTCCGCTCTCTTGGAAATCCCCCGCGGGGGGTTGGCCGGGAGTCGCGGTCACGCGGTCGGACGGGCGATCCCTCCGCCCGGTCCGTGATGGAGCAGATCATTTAATCCCCCGGCAGGCGAGACGCAGGGAGAGGATCCCCATGAGATACTCGTGGCAGTTGAAACTCGGCGCCCTCCTCCTCTTCCTCTC
Proteins encoded in this region:
- a CDS encoding molybdopterin dinucleotide binding domain-containing protein, giving the protein AEEIFEEIRKVTPSYAGMSYARLSRPEALHWPCPTPDHPGTPILHREKFAHPDGLGQFFAVPYKPPAEVPDDEYPFVLTTGRCIWQWHTGTMTRRSASLEAEEPTGWIEINPEDAKALGIKNGEMVRATTRRGSVEVTARVTPDIMKGVTFMPFHYRECPANILTNNALDPIAKIPEFKACAVRIEKIEGGEVKWDSFPGKQT
- a CDS encoding Coenzyme F420 hydrogenase/dehydrogenase, beta subunit C-terminal domain, producing the protein MGLFSGKTDVKKGDMFYAWTSDEDIAKRAECGGAVTGLLKYALAQGIVDGVIAVRKGQDIYDAVPVLVTDPSQLKETAGSLHCGTLLLANAARKFTEGSKGMKIAVTVKGCDVMAFHELAKRKKVDLGNLLLIGVNCGGTVSPVMARKMIREKFGVDPDTVTKEEIDRGQFIIEYPGGHKGIKIDDLEEEGYGRRSNCRRCLYKVPRQADLACGNWGVIGDKAGKATFVEVCSEKGADLLARAVRDGTLKIEKPDPKGIEMRAKVEGAMVKLGEKWRKKDFEALSGDLWGTIRKETSRCIKCYSCIENCPVCFPSADALTRKGYFVRPGEVPPNPMFHLRRFAHISDSCINCGQCEELCAMDIPLARFSHAIRVEADSAFEPKLGRPEYKN
- a CDS encoding DUF475 domain-containing protein, yielding MDVFSSILIVAGLVLFETITSIDNAIINAEVLSTMKEWARRWFLLWGLLFAVFVVRGVMPWIIVWMSTPSLGPVGALTATFSSDPAVIAAIEESAPVLLMGGGTFLVFLFFHWLFLEPKFYGLRGERYIATKGVWFFAVVSVLLTFLVWEALGVNPMMAFGAVVGSTAFFIVHGFRQNAEEQEKRMVGGNMSDISKIFYLEVIDATFSIDGVLGAFAFTLSVPLIILGNGMGAFVVRELTVRNVENIRKYRYLKNGAMYSILVLGTIMILDAFGAHIPSWLSPLVTFAIVGFFFYKSVRYVALREQE
- a CDS encoding 2,5-diamino-6-(ribosylamino)-4(3H)-pyrimidinone 5'-phosphate reductase, which gives rise to MERPHVIVNLAMSADGKISTRERRQVKISGPSDFARVDRLKAECDGIMVGIGTVLADDPSLTVKSPHLVEERVRRGLPEHPTRIVVDSRARTPLTAAVLHRGSGRRIVACSAAADGGRVAALREYAEVIVAGESEVDLPALMGALHEKGISRLMVEGGGTLIGALFAAGLVDELITFVGNIVIGGRDAPTPADGAGFIREDEFPRLSLFSLERMDQGVLLHWMVER
- a CDS encoding anion transporter; amino-acid sequence: MSPVPVPAVPVLVLLGVFVLIAVRQVGRFRFRIWQAMCIGAAAVLVLGQIDPLRALRAVNPDVMLFLFGMFVVGEALDRSGYLNSLAFRLFSRARDGREFILLVLLAMGSFSAILMNDTVAIIGTPVAITYACRFGIDPKRALLALCIAVTTGSVCSPIGNPQNLLIATYGGLPQPFSTFFAFLALPTLVNLAVAYIFLTRGMRKDEYRCTFDGSEGRVKDRDLARIARLSLVLIVTLIAVRTAIGHDLFSLSLIALAGALPVLLLSRERLTIVRNIDWPTLAFFAAMFVLMQSVYDTGFFQSGIDFGAVTSVPLLLGTSVVMSQFISNVPFIALFLPLMGGDGMPVRSLMALAAGSTIAGNLTVLGAASNVIVIENAERRGYTLTFWEFLRVGAPLTAAQVLVYWAFLSWF
- a CDS encoding heavy metal translocating P-type ATPase, with the protein product MGKEDVILKVSGMHCASCAATLKRALEATGKVDAAEVDLVGGTVRVTPGPPGVTLSELEETVRKAGFEVVHESITLKVGGMHCASCAGAVERALASLPGVAKATVNLATGEVSVLYNPSLATVREMGRAIGDAGYAFLGVAGVGAAEPGEEQGARGLRDISRRFSIGFGVSIPVFAAMLLSPPGTLHRYSLVLLGITTPAFLYVAYPIYRAAAASLRNRALTMDVMYAMGTGVAFAASVAATFDLGLPREFMLYDTALMLASFLMLGRYLEERAKGRTTDAIRALARLAPRVATLVTPGGERQVPVSEVRVGDIVRVTPGDSVPVDGVVVRGESAVDESMVTGEPLPAYKAPGSRVVAGTINTNGVLEVRAERVGEETVLARIVALVREAQASRPPVQRLADTAVAYFIPSILAVATATFLLWFLVLGAPAGFAITAFISVIVVACPCALGLATPTAVTVGIGRGAELGILVRNGEALEVADRVTDVVLDKTGTLTEGRPAVTDLVPVGTDEKTLLSLAAAVERNSKHPLSRAIVEKAAGEGVPPGEAEDFSQHGGRGVSARVRGEVVLVGNREFMEENGVPVSPGEEGILAGLEGEGKTAVLVAAGGRVAGIIGISDPPRKTTQAAIGEFRRMGLSIRMVTGDNRRTAEALGKALGITEIVAGVLPDGKAHVIKELKREGRVVAFVGDGVNDAPALATADVGIAMGGGTDVAVESGDIVLTRDDVLHAAAALELARKVMARIRGNLFWAFAYNAALVPIAAGALYPLTGTLLRPELAALAMAASSVSVVSLSLTLKRYVPPALAAAGREGG